A portion of the Streptomyces erythrochromogenes genome contains these proteins:
- a CDS encoding class I SAM-dependent methyltransferase, producing the protein MSSTLRVDPANAEQAGAWDGREGAYWAEHADRFDRAIRPYLAHFLAAADVAAADRVLDVGCGTGETTRAAARRASGGRALGVDLSAEMLRVARQRAVAEGTDNAEFVQGDAQVHAFPAASFDVAVSRTGTMFFADPVAAFRNIGGALRPGGRLVQLVWQEAAGNEWFLAFTRALAAGRPMTGPPPDAPGPFSLADPDRVRAVLGAAGFTDVRLEPHGEEMWFGEDAADAERFTLGLHGWMLDGLDDDGRRRAVDDLRATLTAHETAEGVRYASATWIIHATRP; encoded by the coding sequence GTGAGCAGCACTCTTAGGGTCGATCCCGCGAACGCCGAGCAGGCGGGCGCCTGGGACGGCCGGGAAGGCGCGTACTGGGCGGAGCACGCCGACCGGTTCGACCGCGCGATCCGCCCCTATCTCGCGCACTTCCTCGCCGCGGCCGACGTGGCCGCCGCCGACCGGGTGCTGGACGTCGGCTGCGGCACCGGCGAGACCACCCGCGCCGCGGCACGGCGGGCGAGCGGCGGCCGGGCACTGGGCGTGGACCTGTCGGCGGAGATGCTGCGGGTGGCACGGCAGCGGGCGGTGGCCGAGGGGACGGACAACGCCGAGTTCGTACAGGGCGACGCACAGGTCCACGCCTTCCCCGCGGCATCGTTCGACGTGGCCGTCAGCCGCACCGGGACGATGTTCTTCGCGGATCCGGTCGCCGCGTTCCGCAACATCGGCGGTGCGCTGCGGCCGGGCGGACGCCTCGTGCAGCTGGTCTGGCAGGAGGCGGCGGGCAACGAGTGGTTCCTCGCGTTCACCCGTGCCCTGGCCGCCGGACGGCCGATGACCGGGCCGCCGCCGGACGCCCCCGGGCCGTTCTCGCTGGCCGATCCCGACCGGGTACGGGCCGTTCTCGGCGCCGCCGGATTCACGGACGTCCGGCTGGAGCCGCACGGCGAGGAGATGTGGTTCGGTGAGGACGCGGCCGACGCGGAGCGGTTCACGCTCGGCCTGCACGGCTGGATGCTCGACGGTCTCGACGACGACGGCCGACGTCGCGCCGTCGACGATCTGAGGGCCACCCTCACCGCGCACGAGACCGCCGAGGGCGTCCGCTACGCATCGGCGACCTGGATCATCCACGCGACCCGCCCGTGA
- a CDS encoding fatty acid desaturase family protein, producing MNSSQTVRPPPPPPGRAEPGSDFARLSRKIQAAGLMRRRPGYYAFRIAAVTGLYLIGWTALVLIGDSWWALVTAAFLAFVFGQVALLAHDVAHRQVFRLRKPSELCGRIAGNLGIGMGYGWWQDKHTRHHANPNHENLDPDLDPDIFVWTQDQARAATGLPQLLGRHQAFLFFPLLTLEGFNLHVSGVRSLADPGLKDRVWEGVLLFTHVALYLGVLFVVLSPDKAIAVLVVHQCLFGVYLGSIFAPNHKGMPVLKGADRPDFLRRQVLTSRDVRGGRITDVVLGGLNYQIEHHLFPSMPSPHLRRAQAIVRSHCRELGVSHLETSLVGSYRQTLASLHDAGAPIRRRPGRPRLTGGSRG from the coding sequence ATGAATTCCTCGCAGACGGTGAGGCCGCCCCCGCCCCCGCCCGGGCGCGCGGAGCCGGGAAGCGACTTCGCCCGCCTCTCCAGGAAGATCCAGGCGGCAGGCCTCATGCGGCGGCGCCCCGGCTACTACGCGTTCCGCATCGCCGCCGTCACAGGCCTCTACCTCATCGGCTGGACGGCCCTGGTACTGATCGGCGACAGCTGGTGGGCGCTCGTGACCGCCGCGTTCCTCGCCTTCGTGTTCGGCCAGGTGGCGCTGCTGGCGCACGACGTCGCGCACCGTCAGGTCTTCCGGCTCCGAAAGCCCAGTGAGCTGTGCGGACGCATCGCCGGGAACCTCGGTATCGGCATGGGCTACGGCTGGTGGCAGGACAAGCACACCAGGCACCACGCCAACCCCAACCACGAGAACCTCGATCCCGACCTGGATCCGGACATCTTCGTCTGGACACAGGACCAGGCCCGTGCGGCCACGGGACTGCCGCAGCTCCTGGGCCGACACCAGGCATTCCTGTTCTTCCCGCTGCTCACACTCGAGGGCTTCAACCTGCACGTCTCCGGTGTACGGTCGCTGGCCGACCCCGGCCTCAAGGACCGCGTGTGGGAGGGAGTGCTCCTCTTCACGCACGTCGCGCTGTACCTCGGTGTGCTGTTCGTGGTGCTGTCGCCCGACAAGGCGATCGCGGTCCTCGTCGTCCACCAGTGCCTCTTCGGCGTCTACCTCGGCTCGATCTTCGCCCCGAACCACAAGGGCATGCCGGTGCTGAAGGGCGCCGACCGCCCGGACTTCCTGCGGCGCCAAGTGCTGACCTCCCGCGACGTGCGGGGCGGGCGCATCACCGACGTAGTGCTGGGCGGCCTGAACTACCAGATCGAGCACCACCTCTTCCCGAGCATGCCGAGCCCGCACCTGCGCCGGGCCCAGGCCATCGTCCGCAGCCACTGCCGGGAACTGGGCGTCAGCCACCTGGAGACCAGCCTGGTCGGCTCCTACCGGCAGACCCTCGCCAGTCTCCACGACGCCGGCGCCCCGATCCGCCGTCGACCGGGCCGGCCCCGGCTCACGGGCGGGTCGCGTGGATGA
- a CDS encoding STAS domain-containing protein translates to MSALTITIREAGPGPVLEIAGDLDYDQAPRLRQAVTTLSLEPGQRLVLDLSRIRFCDSSGITALIVARNHAVAAQADIVLAAVPDNTIRILRIVGLDRVFTIHPDLDSATGHRPTT, encoded by the coding sequence ATGAGCGCCCTGACGATCACCATCCGAGAAGCCGGCCCCGGCCCCGTTCTGGAAATCGCCGGCGACCTCGACTACGACCAGGCCCCCCGCCTCCGACAGGCGGTGACGACCCTCAGCCTGGAACCAGGACAACGCCTCGTCCTGGATCTGTCCCGCATACGGTTCTGCGACTCCAGCGGTATCACCGCCCTCATCGTCGCCCGGAACCACGCCGTCGCCGCCCAGGCCGACATCGTCCTGGCGGCCGTGCCGGACAACACGATCCGTATCCTGCGCATCGTCGGTCTCGACCGGGTCTTCACCATCCACCCCGATCTCGACTCGGCCACAGGACACCGGCCGACCACCTGA
- a CDS encoding PP2C family protein-serine/threonine phosphatase, with protein MGRTAQNPERPEGEEEATNAVFSSLLEDTAEELYESAPCGYLSTLMDGTIARINGTLLGWLGLTREEVVGRKRLTDFLTVGGRLYHETHFAPLLRMQGKISEIALELKAPGGRRLPVLVTSTLKTSSDGEPILIRTTVFDARQRRAYEGELLRERRAAEEARRRAESDRERLREALAVLQQSLLPAALPPVPGMEAASYYHTASVDRLGGDFYDLFPLDDKRWAFFLGDVCGKGPQAAAVTSLARYTLRAAALHDRDPTAVLTTLNTVLHERFTSGDPRYCTAIFGVLEPDTAAGTVAVHLASGGHPPALVVRADGRADYLPTPGGLLIGILPHPHFTPAGTILGPGDTLLLYTDGLTEARVGTNRELYGEEALRAFTAGIAQAGAHELVTALTGLLDGFGEGLDDDTALLALGVPRPLPVAREYDPT; from the coding sequence ATGGGCCGCACGGCCCAGAACCCGGAGCGGCCCGAGGGCGAAGAGGAGGCCACCAACGCCGTGTTCTCGTCGCTGCTGGAGGACACCGCCGAGGAACTCTACGAATCCGCCCCCTGCGGATACCTGTCCACCCTGATGGACGGCACCATCGCAAGGATCAACGGGACGCTCCTGGGCTGGCTCGGCCTGACACGCGAGGAAGTCGTGGGCCGCAAACGCCTCACCGACTTCCTCACCGTCGGCGGCAGGCTCTACCACGAGACGCACTTCGCCCCCCTCCTGCGCATGCAGGGAAAGATCAGCGAGATCGCGCTGGAACTCAAGGCGCCGGGCGGCCGGCGACTCCCGGTCCTGGTCACCTCCACCCTGAAGACCAGCAGCGACGGCGAACCGATACTGATCCGCACCACCGTCTTCGACGCGCGACAGCGCCGTGCCTACGAAGGCGAACTGCTCCGCGAGCGCCGGGCGGCGGAGGAGGCACGCCGCCGCGCCGAATCCGACCGGGAACGCCTCCGGGAAGCACTCGCGGTGCTCCAGCAGAGCCTGCTCCCGGCCGCCCTGCCCCCGGTGCCCGGAATGGAGGCGGCCTCCTACTACCACACGGCCTCCGTCGACCGGCTCGGCGGAGACTTCTACGACTTGTTCCCCCTGGACGACAAGCGGTGGGCGTTCTTTCTCGGTGACGTCTGCGGCAAGGGCCCCCAGGCCGCCGCCGTGACCTCCCTGGCCCGCTACACCCTGCGTGCCGCAGCACTCCACGACCGCGACCCCACAGCCGTGCTCACCACCCTGAACACCGTCCTCCACGAGCGGTTCACGAGCGGGGACCCGCGCTACTGCACCGCGATCTTCGGCGTGCTGGAACCCGACACCGCCGCCGGAACGGTTGCCGTGCACCTGGCGTCCGGCGGCCATCCCCCCGCACTCGTCGTGCGCGCCGACGGCCGGGCCGACTACCTGCCCACCCCCGGCGGCCTCCTCATCGGAATCCTGCCCCACCCCCACTTCACCCCGGCCGGGACCATCCTCGGCCCGGGCGACACCCTGCTGCTCTACACGGACGGCCTCACCGAAGCCCGCGTCGGCACGAACCGCGAGCTGTACGGGGAGGAAGCCCTGCGGGCCTTCACCGCCGGCATCGCCCAGGCCGGGGCACATGAGCTGGTCACAGCCCTCACCGGCCTGCTGGACGGCTTCGGCGAAGGCCTGGACGACGACACGGCGCTGCTCGCCCTCGGCGTGCCCCGCCCCCTCCCCGTCGCGCGAGAGTACGATCCGACATGA
- a CDS encoding alpha/beta fold hydrolase, translating into MDILRRNNVKVIGSPGRQVVVLAHGFGCDQNMWRLVAPALAGEFHVVLFDYVGSGGSDPSAWSDQRYMSLDGYARDVIEVCEALDLEDVAFVGHSVSSMIGVRAAAVAPERFSSLAMVGPSPRYIDDDTYRGGFSAEDIDELLESIESNYLGWSAAMAPVIMGNPDRPELGEELAHSFCAADPAMARVFARTTFLSDSRGDLKSVTVPTLVLECAQDAIAPREVGAHVHAAIPGSRLVTLDATGHCPQLSAPEATTSAIRTFLRELR; encoded by the coding sequence ATGGACATCCTCCGCAGGAACAACGTAAAGGTCATCGGATCACCCGGCAGGCAGGTGGTGGTGCTGGCGCACGGGTTCGGCTGCGACCAGAACATGTGGCGGCTCGTCGCGCCCGCGCTGGCCGGGGAATTCCACGTGGTCCTGTTCGACTACGTGGGTTCGGGCGGCTCCGATCCATCCGCGTGGAGCGACCAGCGGTACATGTCGCTGGACGGCTATGCCCGTGACGTGATCGAGGTCTGCGAGGCCCTGGACCTGGAAGACGTGGCTTTCGTAGGGCATTCGGTCAGCTCCATGATCGGAGTCCGCGCGGCGGCCGTCGCCCCCGAGCGGTTCTCCTCCCTGGCCATGGTCGGTCCGTCACCGCGCTACATCGACGACGACACCTACCGCGGCGGCTTCAGTGCCGAGGACATCGACGAGCTGCTGGAGTCGATCGAGTCCAACTACCTCGGCTGGTCCGCCGCCATGGCGCCGGTGATCATGGGCAACCCGGACCGTCCGGAGCTGGGGGAGGAGCTGGCCCACAGCTTCTGCGCCGCCGATCCGGCCATGGCCCGCGTATTCGCCCGCACCACGTTCCTCTCCGACAGCCGCGGCGACCTGAAGTCGGTGACCGTGCCGACGCTGGTGCTGGAGTGCGCCCAGGACGCGATCGCACCGCGAGAGGTGGGCGCCCACGTCCACGCGGCCATCCCCGGAAGCCGCCTGGTCACCCTGGACGCAACGGGTCACTGCCCCCAGCTCAGCGCCCCCGAGGCCACCACGTCGGCCATCCGCACGTTCCTGCGGGAGCTGCGGTGA
- a CDS encoding SCO5918 family protein yields MRCVIARFPFDLTKSGVLESMKGIKPEPVLGESVTIGRRTYPVKQVGQVITRQDRRDFSAGEVVRAMTQLGFTCRGIPRAAAPTRVLTPLQQASAMLGTPVAV; encoded by the coding sequence ATGCGCTGCGTCATCGCCCGCTTCCCGTTCGATCTCACCAAGAGCGGCGTCCTGGAATCGATGAAGGGCATCAAACCCGAGCCGGTCCTCGGCGAGTCCGTGACCATCGGCCGCCGTACCTACCCCGTCAAGCAGGTCGGTCAGGTCATCACCCGCCAGGACCGCCGCGACTTCAGCGCCGGCGAAGTCGTCCGGGCCATGACCCAGCTCGGCTTCACCTGCCGCGGCATTCCCCGGGCCGCCGCGCCCACGCGCGTCCTCACCCCTCTGCAGCAGGCATCCGCGATGCTCGGCACCCCGGTGGCCGTCTGA
- a CDS encoding CBS domain-containing protein has translation MTLVQMQPRTAVADPGHRAADDAQETASPQVSDDMTVEVALSVMASARARHLRVCDDDGLCTGVVTPAQLAAVRDGAAYTDRVRLRDVLGDRAPATFPVTMTAGAGMRHRRLDALPVVDGQSSAPGVLALAR, from the coding sequence TTGACGCTGGTCCAGATGCAACCCCGCACGGCCGTCGCCGACCCCGGGCACCGGGCGGCGGACGACGCCCAGGAGACCGCCTCACCCCAGGTCTCCGACGACATGACGGTGGAAGTGGCCCTGTCCGTCATGGCCAGTGCCCGTGCGCGCCATCTGCGGGTCTGCGACGACGACGGCCTGTGCACCGGGGTGGTGACCCCGGCCCAGCTCGCCGCCGTCCGCGACGGCGCCGCGTACACGGACCGGGTCCGGCTCCGCGACGTCCTCGGTGACCGCGCGCCGGCCACCTTCCCCGTGACCATGACGGCCGGGGCCGGAATGCGCCACCGCCGACTTGACGCCCTCCCCGTCGTCGACGGACAGAGCAGCGCTCCGGGCGTCCTCGCCCTCGCCCGCTGA
- a CDS encoding DEAD/DEAH box helicase, with the protein MNPTRTNRSSRNPRRTGGAGFAYAAGSGRSSRLGSSAPSRSGGPSRSGGYGRRSAATQGEFALPKTITPALPAVEEFAHLDMPPELLAALTAQGVSVPFPIQGATLPNTLAGRDVLGRGRTGSGKTLAFGLALLAGTAGQRAEPRQPLALILVPTRELAQQVTDALAPYARAVKLRMATVVGGMPIGRQASALRGGAEVVVATPGRLKDLIDRGDCRLNQVAITVLDEADQMADMGFMPQVTALLDQVRPEGQRMLFSATLDRNVDLLVRRYLTDPVVHSVDPSQGAVTTMEHHVLHVHGADKQRMTTEIAARDGRVIMFLDTKHAVDRLTQDLLSSGVRAAGLHGGKSQPQRTRTLAHFKTGHVTVLVATNVAARGIHVDNLDLVVNVDPPTDHKDYLHRGGRTARAGESGSVVTLVTPNQRRDMTRLMAAAGITPQTTQVRSGEAALNRITGAQAPSGVPVVITAPASDRPKRGTAPRGRRGSASAARRVTGRRTSVDAAA; encoded by the coding sequence ATGAACCCCACACGTACCAACCGTTCGTCCCGCAACCCGCGCCGCACCGGCGGTGCGGGTTTCGCATATGCCGCCGGCTCGGGTCGTAGCAGTCGCCTCGGTTCGTCCGCCCCGAGCCGTTCGGGAGGTCCGAGCCGTTCGGGCGGCTACGGCCGGCGGTCCGCCGCGACGCAGGGTGAATTCGCCCTGCCGAAGACGATCACGCCCGCACTGCCGGCCGTCGAGGAGTTCGCGCACCTCGACATGCCCCCCGAGCTCCTCGCCGCGCTCACCGCCCAGGGAGTCTCCGTCCCGTTCCCGATCCAGGGCGCGACCCTCCCGAACACTCTGGCGGGCCGTGACGTCCTGGGCCGCGGCCGAACCGGATCCGGCAAGACGCTGGCCTTCGGTCTTGCCCTGCTGGCCGGTACCGCCGGGCAGCGCGCCGAGCCCCGCCAGCCGCTGGCGCTGATCCTGGTGCCGACCCGTGAGCTCGCCCAGCAGGTCACCGATGCCCTCGCCCCCTACGCCCGTGCGGTCAAGCTGCGTATGGCCACCGTCGTCGGCGGCATGCCGATCGGCAGGCAGGCGAGTGCGCTGCGCGGCGGCGCCGAGGTCGTCGTCGCCACCCCCGGTCGGCTCAAGGACCTCATCGACCGCGGCGACTGCCGGCTGAACCAGGTCGCGATCACCGTCCTGGACGAAGCCGACCAGATGGCCGACATGGGCTTCATGCCCCAGGTCACCGCCCTCCTGGACCAGGTCCGCCCCGAGGGCCAGCGGATGCTCTTCTCCGCCACCCTCGACCGCAATGTCGACCTGCTGGTCCGTCGCTACCTCACCGACCCCGTGGTCCACTCCGTGGACCCCTCCCAGGGCGCGGTCACGACGATGGAACACCACGTACTGCACGTCCACGGCGCCGACAAGCAGCGGATGACGACCGAGATCGCGGCGCGCGACGGCCGAGTGATCATGTTCCTGGACACCAAGCACGCGGTGGACCGGCTCACCCAGGACCTCCTCAGCAGCGGAGTACGCGCGGCCGGCCTGCACGGCGGCAAGTCCCAGCCCCAACGCACCCGCACCCTGGCCCATTTCAAGACGGGACACGTCACCGTCCTGGTCGCCACCAACGTCGCCGCCCGCGGCATCCACGTCGACAACCTCGACCTCGTCGTCAACGTGGACCCCCCGACCGACCACAAGGACTACCTCCACCGCGGCGGACGCACCGCCCGCGCCGGGGAGTCCGGCAGCGTCGTCACCCTCGTCACCCCGAACCAGCGCCGTGACATGACCCGCCTCATGGCCGCCGCCGGCATCACCCCGCAGACCACCCAGGTCCGCTCCGGTGAGGCAGCGCTGAACAGGATCACCGGCGCCCAGGCCCCCTCCGGCGTCCCCGTGGTCATCACCGCCCCGGCGTCCGACCGGCCCAAGCGCGGCACGGCCCCCCGCGGCCGGCGCGGCTCCGCTTCGGCCGCCCGGCGCGTCACCGGGCGGCGGACCTCCGTCGACGCGGCGGCCTGA
- a CDS encoding cold-shock protein — translation MASGTVKWFNAAKGFGFIEQDGGGADVFAHFSNIAAQGFRELTEGQKVTFDVAQGQKGPTAENIVLA, via the coding sequence ATGGCATCCGGTACCGTGAAGTGGTTCAATGCAGCAAAGGGTTTCGGCTTCATCGAGCAGGATGGTGGCGGCGCCGACGTGTTCGCCCACTTCTCGAACATCGCCGCACAAGGCTTCCGTGAGCTGACCGAAGGCCAGAAGGTCACCTTCGACGTCGCGCAGGGCCAGAAGGGCCCGACGGCCGAGAACATCGTTCTCGCCTGA
- a CDS encoding MerR family transcriptional regulator yields MTAENPTGPLGGHLDDDDYPAYTMGRAAEMLGTTPGFLRAIGEARLITPLRSEGGHRRYSRYQLRIAARARELVDQGTPVEAACRIIILEDQLEEAQRLNDEYRRAAGSSGPPTAD; encoded by the coding sequence ATGACAGCAGAGAATCCGACAGGCCCGCTCGGCGGGCACCTGGACGACGACGACTACCCCGCCTACACCATGGGCCGTGCCGCCGAGATGCTCGGCACCACCCCGGGCTTCCTCCGCGCCATCGGCGAAGCGCGCCTCATCACGCCGCTCCGCTCAGAGGGCGGCCACCGCCGCTACTCCCGCTACCAGCTGCGCATCGCGGCCCGCGCCAGGGAGCTCGTCGACCAGGGGACCCCCGTCGAGGCGGCCTGCCGCATCATCATCCTCGAGGACCAGCTCGAGGAGGCCCAGCGCCTCAACGACGAGTACCGCCGTGCCGCCGGGTCGTCCGGTCCACCGACGGCGGACTGA
- a CDS encoding catalase: MTKQHSAKDKDTAKNELPGAPGPESPPLIEPTKPVEPLPPKADQDGPATVSPTGQPTGAEQARAAQSGAYLTTAQGTRLPDSDHSLKAGARGPVLIQDHHLREKITHFDHERIPERVVHARGAAAHGVFVGYGAAGEVSKAAFLAKDVQTPVFVRFSTVLGSRGSADTVRDTRGFATKFYTDEGTFDLVGNNIPVFFIQDAVKFPDVIHAGKPHPDREIPQAQSAHDTFWDFVSLHTEATHHTLWNMSDRGIPRSFRMMEGFGVHTFRLVNAADESVLVKFHWKPRLGVHSLVWEEAQMICGMDPDFHRRDLFDAIESGAFPQWELGIQVFPDTADQTFEGIDLLDPTKIVPEELSPVQPIGLMTLNANTKNYFAETEQVAFHPGHLVPGIDVTDDPLLAGRLFSYLDTQISRLGGPNFGQIPINRPHAPVNDMLRDGMHQTAVHTGVAPYRPNSLDGGCPFLAGADMSAFIETPVEVPAASKVREAPSSFSDHFTQPRLFWLSMTPLEREHIVAAYTFELSKCHEQAVKERTLKVLANIDPELCGQVATGLGLPAPAATVPLVAAGSSPALSQMGGTWPTDGRVIGIVADDAADLDGVRSAWRAVLDAGMVPLVVAPTGGTLDGAGEPIAVQRTFATARSVEFDALLLVGVPQAGADAYGARDAKAGTARPPEAPDPRVLLLVTEAYRHGKAVGGWNGAEHLLETCGIGADDPGIAVGDDGAATVEGLTRALGEHRAWDRFPAALSGE; the protein is encoded by the coding sequence ATGACGAAGCAGCATTCCGCCAAGGACAAGGACACCGCCAAGAACGAGCTGCCGGGTGCGCCCGGCCCTGAGTCGCCGCCTCTGATCGAGCCGACGAAGCCCGTCGAGCCACTCCCCCCGAAGGCCGACCAGGACGGCCCCGCCACGGTGAGCCCGACCGGGCAGCCGACGGGAGCGGAGCAGGCGCGCGCAGCGCAGAGCGGCGCGTACCTGACCACGGCGCAGGGGACGCGTCTGCCCGACTCCGATCACTCGCTGAAGGCGGGGGCGCGCGGTCCGGTCCTCATCCAGGACCACCATCTGCGCGAGAAGATCACGCACTTCGACCACGAGCGGATCCCGGAGCGGGTCGTGCACGCACGCGGCGCCGCCGCGCACGGCGTCTTCGTGGGCTACGGGGCGGCCGGTGAGGTGTCGAAGGCGGCGTTCCTCGCCAAGGACGTCCAGACGCCCGTGTTCGTGAGGTTCTCCACCGTCCTCGGCTCCCGCGGTTCGGCGGACACCGTGCGGGACACCCGTGGCTTCGCGACGAAGTTCTACACCGACGAGGGCACCTTCGACCTGGTCGGCAACAACATCCCGGTGTTCTTCATCCAGGACGCGGTCAAGTTCCCCGACGTCATCCACGCGGGCAAGCCGCATCCGGACCGTGAGATCCCGCAGGCGCAGAGCGCCCACGACACGTTCTGGGACTTCGTGTCCCTGCACACCGAAGCCACCCACCACACCCTCTGGAACATGTCCGACCGCGGGATCCCCAGGTCGTTCCGGATGATGGAGGGGTTCGGCGTCCACACCTTCCGCCTGGTCAACGCGGCCGACGAGAGCGTGCTGGTGAAGTTCCACTGGAAGCCCAGGCTCGGCGTGCACTCCCTGGTCTGGGAGGAAGCACAGATGATCTGCGGGATGGACCCCGACTTCCACCGCCGCGACCTCTTCGACGCCATCGAATCCGGCGCCTTCCCCCAGTGGGAACTCGGCATCCAGGTCTTCCCCGACACCGCCGACCAGACCTTCGAGGGCATCGACCTCCTCGACCCCACCAAGATCGTGCCCGAGGAGCTCTCACCCGTTCAGCCGATCGGGCTGATGACGCTGAACGCCAACACCAAGAACTACTTCGCCGAGACCGAGCAGGTCGCCTTCCACCCCGGCCACCTGGTACCCGGCATCGACGTGACCGACGACCCGCTGCTCGCCGGGCGGCTCTTCTCCTACCTCGACACCCAGATCAGCAGGCTCGGCGGGCCGAACTTCGGTCAGATCCCGATCAACCGGCCTCACGCGCCGGTCAACGACATGCTCCGCGACGGCATGCACCAGACGGCCGTGCACACGGGGGTCGCGCCCTACCGGCCCAACAGCCTCGACGGCGGCTGCCCGTTCCTGGCCGGAGCCGACATGAGCGCCTTCATCGAGACGCCGGTGGAGGTTCCGGCGGCGAGCAAGGTCCGCGAGGCACCCTCCTCGTTCTCGGACCACTTCACCCAGCCCCGCCTCTTCTGGCTCAGCATGACCCCGCTCGAACGCGAACACATCGTCGCCGCCTACACCTTCGAACTGAGCAAGTGCCACGAGCAGGCCGTCAAGGAACGCACCCTGAAGGTCCTGGCGAACATCGATCCGGAGCTGTGCGGACAGGTCGCCACCGGCCTCGGGCTGCCGGCCCCCGCCGCCACCGTCCCGCTCGTCGCGGCCGGCTCCAGCCCCGCGCTCTCCCAAATGGGCGGCACCTGGCCGACGGACGGGCGTGTGATCGGCATCGTCGCCGACGACGCGGCCGACCTGGACGGCGTGCGGTCCGCCTGGCGGGCCGTCCTCGACGCAGGCATGGTGCCCCTCGTCGTCGCCCCCACCGGTGGCACCCTCGACGGCGCCGGCGAGCCGATCGCGGTCCAGCGGACCTTCGCCACCGCCCGCTCCGTCGAGTTCGACGCCCTCCTGCTCGTCGGCGTACCCCAGGCCGGCGCGGACGCCTACGGGGCCCGCGACGCCAAGGCCGGCACCGCCCGGCCCCCCGAAGCCCCCGACCCGCGCGTGCTGCTGCTCGTCACCGAGGCCTACCGGCACGGCAAGGCCGTCGGCGGCTGGAACGGGGCGGAGCACCTGCTCGAAACGTGCGGCATCGGCGCGGACGACCCGGGCATCGCCGTCGGGGACGACGGCGCGGCGACCGTCGAGGGGCTGACCCGCGCGCTGGGCGAACACCGCGCATGGGACCGCTTCCCCGCCGCCCTCAGCGGCGAGTGA
- a CDS encoding hydrophobic protein — protein MVPLLLVLLLVLILFGAGFAVKILWWVAVAVLILWLIGFFARPKSGSARWYRW, from the coding sequence ATGGTTCCCCTGCTTCTCGTTCTCCTGCTGGTCCTGATCCTCTTCGGCGCGGGTTTCGCGGTGAAGATCCTCTGGTGGGTGGCCGTCGCGGTCCTGATCCTGTGGCTGATCGGATTCTTCGCCCGCCCCAAGAGCGGTAGCGCCCGCTGGTATCGCTGGTAG
- a CDS encoding PRC-barrel domain containing protein, translating into MTEHVWSYQPTAGHLAGTDLTGYKVEATDGGIGKVDKHSDEVGDAYLVVDTGVWIFGKEVLLPASTVVRIDPEEKKVFVGRTKEQIKDAPEFHRDQHLGNAGYREELGTYYGTGAPFGGRPA; encoded by the coding sequence GTGACTGAACATGTGTGGAGTTACCAGCCGACCGCGGGCCACCTGGCCGGCACCGATCTGACCGGCTACAAGGTCGAAGCGACCGACGGCGGCATCGGCAAGGTCGACAAGCACTCCGACGAGGTCGGTGACGCCTACCTGGTGGTCGACACCGGCGTTTGGATCTTCGGCAAGGAGGTCCTGCTGCCGGCGAGCACGGTCGTCCGGATCGACCCCGAGGAGAAGAAGGTCTTCGTGGGACGCACCAAGGAACAGATCAAGGATGCGCCCGAGTTCCACCGGGACCAGCACCTCGGCAACGCCGGGTACCGGGAGGAATTGGGCACGTACTACGGCACCGGCGCCCCCTTCGGTGGCCGCCCCGCCTGA